The Sulfurihydrogenibium sp. YO3AOP1 genome has a window encoding:
- the def gene encoding peptide deformylase, translating to MEKLEILKYPDERLKRKSIEVVDFGKEFKEFIEKLTYTMYNSPGGVGIAAPQVNNPIRTIIVDTSKSTHKTNKVSHGLMVLSNPKIVHAEGEIIFREGCMSVPDYTGNVKRFYYIKVEAQDINGNLITFDTEGFEAVVIQHEIDHLEGKVFIEKVVSPKDIFRRKVYKE from the coding sequence GTGGAAAAACTCGAGATTCTTAAATATCCGGATGAAAGATTAAAAAGAAAATCTATCGAAGTCGTAGATTTTGGAAAAGAGTTTAAAGAATTTATAGAAAAATTAACTTATACAATGTATAATTCACCAGGCGGTGTTGGAATAGCCGCACCACAGGTGAACAATCCTATAAGAACAATAATCGTAGACACATCAAAATCTACACATAAAACAAATAAAGTTTCCCATGGTTTGATGGTTTTATCTAATCCAAAGATTGTTCATGCGGAAGGTGAAATAATTTTCAGAGAAGGTTGTATGTCAGTTCCGGACTATACTGGAAATGTAAAAAGATTTTACTATATTAAAGTAGAAGCTCAGGATATAAACGGAAATTTAATAACATTTGATACAGAAGGCTTCGAAGCTGTTGTTATTCAGCATGAAATAGATCATTTAGAAGGAAAAGTTTTTATAGAAAAAGTAGTTTCTCCAAAAGATATCTTTAGAAGAAAAGTTTATAAAGAGTGA
- a CDS encoding ACT domain-containing protein, whose amino-acid sequence MNHFIIVAIGEDRPGIVAKVTEILFKNGFNIEDSSMTRLNNEFTIMLIVKGDKSLEHLKQEFSQLEKEGLTIIIKEVSEDVINKPRKKLPIFNIAVYGSDKPGIVYKVSKLLADKGINISDLRTEKVNSLYIMFIESEFPEEVNILEFNREIEKLKQELDVDIEIENVETAEL is encoded by the coding sequence ATGAATCATTTTATTATTGTAGCAATTGGAGAAGATAGGCCAGGAATAGTTGCAAAAGTTACTGAAATCCTATTTAAAAACGGTTTTAACATTGAAGATTCATCAATGACAAGATTAAACAATGAGTTTACAATAATGCTGATTGTGAAAGGAGATAAAAGCTTAGAACATCTTAAACAAGAATTCAGCCAGCTTGAAAAAGAAGGCTTAACTATCATCATAAAAGAAGTATCTGAGGATGTTATAAACAAACCAAGAAAAAAATTACCAATTTTCAATATAGCAGTTTACGGCTCTGATAAGCCAGGCATAGTTTATAAAGTATCAAAACTACTTGCAGACAAAGGAATAAATATCTCAGATTTAAGAACAGAAAAGGTAAATAGTCTTTATATTATGTTTATAGAATCAGAATTTCCGGAAGAAGTGAATATTTTAGAGTTTAATAGAGAGATAGAAAAGCTAAAACAAGAGTTAGATGTTGACATAGAAATAGAAAACGTAGAAACGGCAGAGTTATAA
- the gcvH gene encoding glycine cleavage system protein GcvH, translating into MREYKILDELYYTKEHIWVKIENDVATIGITDYAQSQLGDVVFIELPEVGREVESGEVIATVESIKAVSEIYSPLTGRIISINEDLVNEPSFINSDPYGDGWICDIQMKDLTEIEDLMTADDYRAYLEAITEEEE; encoded by the coding sequence TTGAGAGAGTATAAGATATTAGATGAATTGTATTACACAAAAGAACATATATGGGTAAAGATAGAGAATGATGTTGCAACTATTGGCATTACAGACTATGCACAAAGTCAGCTTGGCGACGTTGTTTTTATTGAGCTGCCGGAAGTAGGAAGAGAGGTTGAATCCGGAGAAGTTATTGCGACGGTAGAATCTATAAAAGCAGTATCTGAAATATACTCACCGTTAACAGGAAGGATAATCTCCATAAACGAAGATTTAGTAAATGAGCCATCTTTTATTAACTCAGACCCGTACGGTGATGGTTGGATATGTGATATTCAAATGAAAGACCTAACAGAAATAGAAGATTTAATGACAGCGGATGATTATAGAGCTTATTTAGAGGCAATTACAGAAGAAGAGGAATAA
- a CDS encoding NAD(P)/FAD-dependent oxidoreductase, which yields MYDLIIIGTGPGGYEAILTALRKNLNIAVVEKDKLGGNCLNRACIPTKYLRSGAYQIEKLSKLKEYGIDIKDFSLNYSKAFESKNSSISFLRNSLAQLLKSKKVPVYKGVGKIVDKNKVQIVKEDSTFEIIEGKNIIIATGSVPASVGNLVPDGNYIITTEDYMERLNILPKSMLIVGGGVAGCEIGYIAKIYGCDVYLTELQDRLLPSNIISQEISKYLLRKFKSLGIKTYFQATVESYQIKDNSIDVKLSNGEVVNVEKILLTVGRKPNTLDIDTIGIEKDSKRFIKVNEYLQTNYENIYAIGDVINSPMLAHVAGYEAKIALHNITSQEKESPNYDLVPWAIFSAYEIGHIGLNEELAKEKGVELISGYYTYRFNEKAVDELEPEGYVRLYFEKDSEIIVGADVVGSGASELIHTISTFIKEKYTAKQVHDFIYFHPSLTEIFAYASYDVAIGKLF from the coding sequence ATGTACGATTTGATAATCATCGGAACCGGACCGGGGGGTTATGAGGCTATTCTTACAGCACTGAGAAAAAATTTAAACATTGCCGTCGTTGAAAAAGACAAACTTGGCGGAAACTGTCTTAATAGAGCCTGCATTCCTACAAAATATTTAAGAAGCGGAGCTTATCAGATAGAAAAGTTGTCAAAATTGAAAGAGTATGGAATAGATATAAAAGATTTTAGTCTTAACTATTCAAAAGCCTTTGAAAGCAAAAATTCATCCATCAGCTTTTTAAGAAACTCTTTAGCACAGCTTTTAAAATCAAAAAAAGTTCCTGTTTATAAAGGTGTTGGTAAAATTGTAGACAAAAACAAAGTACAGATTGTAAAAGAGGATTCAACCTTTGAAATAATAGAAGGAAAGAATATTATTATTGCTACTGGTTCTGTTCCTGCATCTGTTGGAAATTTAGTGCCAGATGGCAATTATATAATCACTACGGAAGATTACATGGAAAGATTAAATATACTTCCAAAAAGTATGCTTATTGTTGGTGGTGGCGTAGCTGGGTGTGAGATTGGATACATTGCAAAAATATACGGCTGTGATGTTTATTTAACAGAGCTTCAAGATAGATTATTACCATCAAACATAATTTCTCAGGAGATTTCAAAGTATTTATTGAGAAAATTCAAATCCCTTGGAATTAAAACTTACTTCCAGGCAACGGTTGAAAGCTATCAGATAAAAGATAATTCTATTGACGTTAAACTTTCTAACGGTGAAGTTGTAAACGTTGAAAAGATTCTTCTGACAGTTGGAAGAAAGCCAAACACTTTAGATATAGACACCATAGGCATAGAAAAAGACAGTAAAAGATTTATCAAAGTAAATGAATATTTACAGACAAACTATGAAAATATTTACGCTATAGGAGATGTTATAAATTCTCCAATGCTTGCTCATGTTGCCGGATACGAAGCAAAAATAGCTTTACATAACATAACATCACAAGAAAAAGAATCTCCAAACTACGATTTAGTTCCTTGGGCTATTTTCTCAGCTTACGAGATAGGACATATTGGCTTAAACGAAGAGCTTGCAAAAGAAAAAGGAGTTGAGCTTATTTCAGGATATTATACATACAGATTTAACGAAAAGGCGGTAGACGAACTTGAGCCAGAGGGCTACGTAAGATTGTATTTTGAAAAAGACTCTGAAATAATTGTTGGAGCGGATGTTGTCGGCAGTGGTGCATCAGAGTTAATTCATACAATATCAACCTTTATCAAAGAAAAATACACGGCTAAACAAGTTCATGACTTTATTTACTTCCATCCATCATTAACAGAAATATTTGCTTATGCTTCCTATGATGTTGCTATTGGTAAGCTTTTCTAA
- the feoB gene encoding ferrous iron transport protein B, with amino-acid sequence MLKEIKVALIGNPNVGKTALLNEIAGTDLKVGNWPGVTIEKKEATITYKDYIIRFVDLPGIYSLRNQTAEEKITVDYLLNEKPDVILNILDSTNLKRNLYLTTQLLEFEIPILVVLNIWDEAVEKGISVDFKKLENLLCSPVIPASAKKRLGIDEILDKIIQVYENKKFVQCEHFEVEFEKYLKEVLKLVEIYQPVLLNLYPKRYLAVSLLEGSLKDNLSDALAQELEKLREKIKSIYGKDVKTLIIEERYGIVLGIYEQTVKKEPVNTVEGSLFLDKIFLHKYFGIPIFLFLVWLSFEITFKFSSPYVDFLNKVLEVIGIWALQILESLNASEFIKSFVADAVIGGVGFVITFVPVLFVLYIVISFLEGSGYISRAAFLMDRFMSSFGLSGKSFIPLLLGFGCNVPAVYATRTIESQKEKILTALMIPFMSCGARLTVFAFFVSVFFENQKGLVIFSLYLIGILVAVIVATLLNKFYFKTKSEVFILELPPYRMPTLKYILNNAWVRVKSFIVEAGTFIFATSIIVWFLTNIPFGAKKDESLLAQVSQKVSVIFEPIGFGTWQATASLFSGFVAKEVVLSTMSNIYVGEELKEEKKSLSFQEGLNEIFSGFIDANVSLFKDLASTFGLVKTEKEEDEFKGLGSVLKESFTPAQAYSFLAFLLLYTPCLATVFAIKQELNSYRWMFISILINFTSAWIVSFVIYTLIR; translated from the coding sequence ATGTTAAAAGAAATAAAAGTTGCTTTAATAGGAAACCCAAACGTTGGAAAAACCGCTCTACTTAATGAAATTGCCGGAACTGATTTAAAAGTTGGCAACTGGCCGGGCGTTACGATAGAAAAAAAAGAAGCAACTATTACTTATAAAGATTATATCATCAGATTTGTTGACTTACCGGGTATTTACAGCCTAAGAAATCAAACAGCAGAAGAAAAAATAACGGTTGATTATCTATTAAATGAAAAACCGGATGTGATTTTAAATATCTTAGACTCTACAAATCTAAAAAGAAATTTATATCTAACAACTCAGTTATTAGAGTTTGAGATTCCGATCTTAGTAGTATTAAATATATGGGATGAGGCGGTAGAAAAAGGAATATCTGTTGACTTTAAAAAGCTTGAAAATCTTTTATGCAGTCCTGTAATTCCTGCATCAGCTAAAAAAAGGCTTGGAATTGATGAGATTTTAGATAAAATCATACAAGTATATGAAAATAAAAAGTTTGTCCAATGTGAGCATTTTGAAGTAGAATTTGAGAAGTATTTAAAAGAAGTTTTAAAACTTGTAGAGATTTATCAACCTGTTCTTTTGAACTTGTATCCTAAACGCTATTTAGCAGTATCTCTTTTAGAAGGAAGTCTAAAAGATAATCTTTCCGATGCACTTGCGCAAGAGTTAGAAAAATTAAGAGAAAAAATTAAAAGCATCTATGGAAAAGACGTTAAGACTTTGATTATTGAAGAAAGATACGGGATAGTGTTAGGCATCTACGAGCAAACTGTAAAAAAAGAGCCGGTTAATACAGTAGAAGGTTCATTATTTTTAGATAAAATCTTTTTACATAAATACTTTGGCATTCCAATATTTTTATTTTTGGTTTGGCTTTCTTTTGAGATTACCTTTAAATTTTCTTCTCCTTACGTTGATTTTCTAAACAAAGTTTTGGAAGTGATTGGTATCTGGGCTTTACAGATTTTAGAGTCTTTAAATGCGTCGGAGTTTATTAAATCTTTTGTGGCAGATGCTGTAATAGGTGGAGTTGGATTTGTTATTACTTTTGTTCCGGTGCTTTTTGTGCTGTATATAGTCATTTCTTTTTTAGAAGGAAGTGGGTATATATCCCGTGCAGCGTTTTTGATGGATAGGTTTATGAGTAGCTTTGGATTGAGCGGAAAATCTTTTATTCCACTGCTTCTTGGTTTTGGTTGTAACGTTCCTGCTGTTTATGCAACAAGGACGATTGAAAGCCAAAAAGAAAAAATCCTTACAGCTTTAATGATTCCTTTTATGTCTTGTGGAGCAAGATTAACAGTTTTTGCATTTTTTGTAAGCGTTTTCTTTGAAAATCAAAAAGGTTTAGTTATATTCTCTCTTTATCTGATTGGGATTTTAGTTGCTGTAATTGTAGCGACACTGCTTAATAAGTTTTATTTTAAAACAAAGTCTGAAGTTTTCATTTTAGAGCTACCACCTTACAGAATGCCAACGCTTAAATACATTCTAAACAATGCTTGGGTACGTGTAAAATCTTTTATTGTTGAAGCTGGAACGTTTATTTTTGCAACCTCAATCATAGTTTGGTTTTTAACAAACATTCCTTTTGGAGCTAAAAAAGATGAGTCTTTACTTGCTCAGGTTTCTCAAAAAGTATCGGTAATTTTTGAGCCTATTGGATTTGGAACTTGGCAAGCGACAGCTTCATTATTTTCTGGTTTTGTAGCTAAGGAAGTAGTACTATCAACAATGAGTAATATTTATGTTGGAGAAGAGCTGAAGGAAGAAAAGAAAAGTTTATCCTTTCAAGAAGGGTTAAATGAGATTTTTAGCGGCTTTATAGATGCTAATGTAAGTCTTTTTAAAGATTTGGCTTCTACTTTTGGGCTTGTAAAAACAGAAAAAGAAGAGGATGAGTTTAAAGGTCTTGGCTCTGTATTGAAAGAAAGTTTTACACCTGCTCAAGCTTACTCTTTTTTAGCTTTCTTGCTTTTATACACTCCATGTCTTGCAACAGTTTTTGCAATAAAACAAGAACTAAACAGTTATAGATGGATGTTTATATCTATTTTGATAAACTTTACATCTGCTTGGATTGTTAGCTTTGTGATTTACACTTTGATTAGGTGA
- a CDS encoding FeoA family protein, producing MKRLLDIKEGCKAVVKDVDMDEALKLKLFELGILPGTELELIQVAPFGGPIKIKLHDYCLALRRTEAYKILVEEKC from the coding sequence ATGAAAAGACTATTAGATATAAAGGAAGGTTGTAAGGCTGTTGTGAAAGATGTGGATATGGATGAGGCTTTGAAGCTAAAACTTTTTGAACTTGGCATACTACCCGGAACGGAATTAGAACTTATACAAGTAGCACCTTTTGGTGGACCTATAAAAATAAAACTTCATGATTATTGTCTTGCACTACGAAGAACAGAAGCTTATAAAATCTTGGTGGAAGAAAAATGTTAA
- a CDS encoding cell division protein ZapB codes for MRKTLLSMALLSSVALAHASEDKIKILEDQIKLLQEEVQKLKQEQASVKEVKEENESIKEELRKLKIEIAMPELEVKSYYGMGPAASKAMFNQKGVSIGGYGEIHFVHNPDKKPKNTIDAKRLILYFGYAFNEKLKFNSEIEWEHAFVEGKEESGETAVEFAFIDYNFSQKLGLRGGLLLIPVGIVNEYHEPPTFPSVDRPYLERNIIPSTWRELGFGAYGKLGNLEYKAYITNGLKPNEEAGEKVEKGEILKGFRQNGFKAASDQIAFTGRLDYNLPINLKVGISGFFGGVQDDEGNKLGSINLLFPHLWWQYRGWDLRLVGAYGTTSGADKISQGISTNPVCQLGDTTQCTTFPKKFYGFYTQVAYDVLKFFKVSDQQLNLFGIYENYDTHASVPEGFEKPEGHKVEVYNIGLSYKPHPLVALKADYVRFSPHDAKKQNLYRFAIGWMF; via the coding sequence ATGAGGAAAACATTATTATCTATGGCTTTATTATCTTCTGTAGCGTTAGCTCATGCTTCGGAAGATAAAATTAAAATACTTGAAGACCAGATAAAACTTCTTCAAGAAGAAGTACAAAAACTAAAACAAGAACAAGCTTCCGTTAAAGAAGTAAAAGAGGAGAATGAATCTATAAAAGAAGAGCTTAGAAAGTTAAAAATAGAGATAGCTATGCCAGAGCTTGAAGTTAAATCTTACTATGGAATGGGTCCCGCTGCATCTAAGGCGATGTTTAATCAGAAAGGTGTATCTATTGGTGGATACGGAGAAATCCACTTTGTTCATAACCCGGATAAAAAACCAAAAAACACCATAGATGCCAAAAGACTAATCCTCTACTTTGGTTATGCCTTCAATGAAAAGCTAAAATTCAACTCAGAGATTGAATGGGAGCATGCATTCGTAGAAGGAAAAGAGGAAAGCGGAGAGACTGCAGTAGAGTTTGCTTTTATAGATTACAACTTTAGTCAAAAGTTAGGATTAAGAGGAGGATTACTTCTTATACCTGTAGGTATTGTTAATGAATATCATGAACCACCTACTTTCCCAAGCGTTGATAGGCCATATCTTGAAAGAAACATAATTCCTTCCACATGGCGTGAACTTGGTTTTGGTGCATATGGAAAACTGGGAAATTTAGAGTATAAAGCCTACATAACAAATGGACTAAAACCTAACGAGGAAGCAGGTGAGAAAGTGGAAAAAGGGGAAATTCTAAAAGGATTTAGACAAAATGGTTTTAAGGCGGCTTCTGACCAGATAGCTTTTACTGGTAGGCTTGACTATAATTTGCCGATTAATTTAAAAGTAGGTATTAGTGGTTTCTTTGGAGGCGTACAGGATGATGAGGGGAATAAATTAGGTAGTATTAATCTTTTATTTCCCCACCTTTGGTGGCAGTACAGGGGATGGGATCTTAGATTGGTAGGAGCATACGGAACTACTTCTGGAGCAGATAAGATATCCCAGGGGATAAGCACAAACCCTGTATGTCAACTTGGCGATACCACCCAGTGTACCACATTTCCTAAAAAGTTTTACGGATTTTATACACAGGTAGCATACGATGTGTTAAAGTTTTTCAAAGTATCTGACCAGCAACTAAATTTATTTGGCATCTATGAAAACTACGATACCCATGCCAGCGTCCCAGAGGGCTTTGAAAAACCAGAAGGACATAAAGTGGAAGTATATAATATAGGACTCTCATACAAGCCGCATCCTTTAGTAGCATTAAAAGCTGATTATGTTCGCTTTTCACCGCATGATGCAAAAAAACAAAATCTTTATAGATTTGCTATCGGATGGATGTTTTAG
- a CDS encoding FMN-binding protein, whose translation MFKYAIYTLILIFTFSYANESKKPEDVLKRIYLGSNVEIKNLVLNSQQLESIQKLSGVKFDSKLVSIYIVKKGQNIVAYGYVDTHVVRTKPEVVLYTITPDFKIDVIEVLHFGEPLEYLPEKNWFENFKGKGLDNDGLKLRANIPNVSGATLTSRAITDRARLAVAIIKTLFGEKK comes from the coding sequence ATGTTTAAATATGCTATATACACTCTAATCCTTATATTTACTTTTTCTTATGCTAATGAATCTAAAAAGCCAGAAGATGTTTTAAAAAGGATTTATCTAGGCTCTAATGTTGAAATAAAAAATTTAGTTCTAAATTCTCAACAGTTAGAATCAATTCAAAAACTTTCAGGAGTTAAATTTGATTCTAAGTTAGTCTCTATATATATTGTAAAGAAAGGACAAAATATAGTAGCTTATGGCTATGTAGATACACATGTAGTAAGAACAAAGCCGGAGGTTGTTTTATACACAATAACTCCTGATTTTAAAATTGATGTTATAGAAGTATTACATTTTGGAGAACCCTTGGAATATCTTCCAGAGAAAAACTGGTTTGAAAATTTTAAGGGAAAAGGTTTAGATAATGATGGTCTTAAATTAAGGGCTAATATTCCTAATGTTTCCGGTGCAACTTTAACTTCAAGGGCAATCACGGACAGAGCAAGGCTTGCGGTTGCAATCATAAAAACCTTGTTTGGTGAAAAAAAATGA
- a CDS encoding FAD:protein FMN transferase, with the protein MVYLIVILTLFLSSKVYCEEKVFNLMGTYAIVEIDGELEYEVYRFLKNLEDKLSDYIKDSEISAINKFAGIKPVKVSPETFEVIKKSVEISELTDGAFDITVGAITIRYKRDKEIDLKQAKKLVNYKDIVLDEKNMTVFLKKKGMAIDLGGIGKGYAIQKAYEFIKKDKGFIAIAGDLKSWGHERNIGIFNPITKKILTEGIAKKDICVSTSGNYFQKHIIGQKTDLLQVSVVYNECTFTDALSTAIFAMDKNKREKFLKNAKFGYLLMFENGNIEFNKNFLDFFEEIKFFPF; encoded by the coding sequence ATGGTTTATTTAATTGTAATTTTAACATTATTCCTAAGTTCAAAAGTTTATTGTGAAGAAAAAGTTTTTAACCTTATGGGTACTTATGCAATAGTAGAGATAGATGGAGAATTAGAATATGAAGTTTACAGATTTTTAAAAAATTTAGAAGACAAATTGTCTGATTATATAAAAGACTCTGAAATTTCTGCAATAAATAAATTTGCAGGAATAAAACCCGTTAAAGTTAGTCCGGAAACTTTTGAGGTAATTAAAAAATCAGTAGAGATATCAGAGCTTACAGATGGAGCTTTTGATATAACCGTTGGTGCTATAACAATTAGATATAAAAGAGACAAGGAAATAGACCTTAAACAAGCAAAAAAACTTGTAAATTATAAAGATATTGTATTAGACGAGAAAAATATGACTGTCTTCTTGAAAAAGAAAGGAATGGCTATAGACTTGGGTGGGATTGGAAAGGGTTATGCTATACAAAAAGCATACGAATTTATTAAAAAGGATAAAGGTTTTATAGCAATTGCCGGAGATTTAAAATCATGGGGTCATGAGAGAAATATAGGAATTTTCAATCCTATTACAAAAAAAATATTAACAGAAGGGATTGCAAAAAAAGATATATGTGTATCTACGTCAGGAAACTATTTTCAAAAACATATAATTGGACAAAAAACAGACTTATTACAAGTTAGCGTAGTGTATAACGAATGCACATTTACTGATGCTTTATCAACTGCAATCTTTGCAATGGATAAAAACAAAAGAGAAAAATTCTTAAAAAATGCAAAGTTTGGATATTTATTAATGTTTGAAAATGGCAATATAGAGTTTAATAAAAATTTCTTAGATTTCTTTGAAGAAATTAAGTTTTTTCCGTTTTAA
- the glnD gene encoding [protein-PII] uridylyltransferase has protein sequence METALEVNKKQHILDNYNKTKKELIAKHYAGESALTIVKELSDLTDQTIKEFARISFPNLNEISIIVLGGYGRRELCFKSDIDISIVYNTEDIESLKIGIENFYYCLLDLKCDIGFSPRNIKTFLDLSKEDLTVATALLQGRFLCGNEDIYKTLSEKFKKLIRSKRKAYIEATLKARKVRYSNTGSSIYLMEPHVKEGEGGLRDFHEVFWIAKVLDDVNDYRYFVEKNIILEEEYIELMNAYDFLLRIRNQMHLLCNKKCDVLTFALQEEVAKRLGYAPENADYETLRDSVERMMKLYYLNARSINNITNRILKNLTESESPYEEYIPIDDVFIRTSSEIDVLNSKKFEKEPEKNILKAFKYFKKYGLNFSSNLEYLLRKNERFLKGKKLSDDLKDIVREIFSSINNLPKTLKRMQDFYVLDDLIPEFGFQRCHFQYDHYHKYTTDAHAIKALEELENLPKIDSFQKIKIFEIYKEIQRKDLLIWAIFLHDIGKGHKADHSVLGAEMARDILDRFGYPLKDIETVSFLVRHHLDMAHISQRRNLHEPRVIEDFVKVIKNKELLNMLTVLTWCDANAVGSGAWNDWKFALLMDLYNKASEYLESSSIEDLEVQIQKRFEDKKRKLLELLSLELSKEKAEFHLNRLSDYYILSTPLQDIVKHIKLEDKLIEENLTLTTTFEKNIGAGYSDVVIAVKNIENPLLIITGILTYLNINILTVYSFERKDGIYLIESQISTSSLEAIDEQKFEKFLNLLLKVINGEEKFENLIRKRDRGFRASTVPPPTFVKIDNEMSENYTIFDISGEDRVGLLFDIIKIFSKYDLYVHMVKASTQGLRVRDAFYIRTKNKEKVYDKELLEKVQNEILELLKNG, from the coding sequence ATGGAAACGGCATTAGAAGTAAATAAAAAACAACATATTTTAGATAACTACAATAAAACGAAAAAAGAGCTTATAGCAAAACATTATGCTGGAGAAAGTGCACTAACAATTGTTAAAGAGTTATCAGATTTAACAGACCAAACAATCAAAGAGTTTGCGAGAATTTCTTTTCCAAATCTTAATGAGATATCAATTATAGTCCTTGGTGGCTATGGAAGAAGAGAGTTATGTTTTAAATCTGATATAGATATCTCGATAGTTTATAACACAGAAGATATAGAAAGTCTAAAAATTGGCATAGAAAATTTTTACTATTGTTTGCTGGATTTAAAATGCGACATTGGATTTTCTCCCAGAAATATTAAAACTTTTTTAGATTTGTCAAAAGAAGATTTAACAGTAGCAACAGCACTACTTCAAGGCAGATTTCTATGTGGAAATGAAGATATATATAAAACATTATCAGAAAAATTTAAAAAACTAATAAGGTCTAAAAGAAAAGCATACATAGAAGCTACGCTAAAAGCAAGGAAGGTTAGATACAGCAACACAGGAAGTAGCATTTATCTGATGGAGCCGCATGTTAAAGAGGGTGAAGGTGGTCTTAGGGATTTTCATGAAGTATTTTGGATAGCGAAAGTTTTAGATGATGTTAACGATTATAGATACTTTGTAGAAAAAAACATAATCCTTGAAGAAGAATATATAGAATTGATGAATGCTTATGATTTTCTTTTAAGAATAAGAAATCAGATGCATCTATTATGCAATAAAAAATGTGATGTTTTAACCTTTGCATTACAGGAAGAAGTGGCTAAAAGGCTTGGCTATGCTCCTGAAAATGCAGATTATGAAACCTTAAGAGACAGCGTTGAAAGAATGATGAAACTTTACTATTTGAACGCAAGGTCGATCAATAACATAACAAACAGAATACTAAAAAATCTTACAGAGTCAGAAAGTCCATACGAAGAATATATTCCAATTGATGATGTATTTATAAGAACATCTTCTGAAATAGATGTTTTAAACTCTAAAAAGTTTGAAAAAGAGCCGGAGAAAAACATTTTAAAGGCTTTTAAATACTTTAAAAAATACGGCTTAAATTTTTCTTCTAACCTTGAATATTTGCTTAGAAAAAATGAAAGATTTTTAAAAGGTAAAAAACTATCTGATGACTTAAAAGATATTGTTAGAGAAATATTTTCTTCGATAAACAACCTTCCAAAAACGCTAAAAAGAATGCAAGATTTTTATGTCCTTGATGATTTAATTCCTGAGTTTGGATTTCAAAGATGTCATTTCCAATACGACCATTATCATAAGTATACAACCGATGCCCATGCTATCAAAGCTTTAGAAGAGTTAGAAAACCTTCCTAAGATTGACAGCTTTCAAAAAATAAAAATCTTTGAGATTTACAAAGAAATACAAAGAAAAGATTTATTAATCTGGGCAATATTTTTACATGATATCGGAAAAGGACATAAGGCAGACCATAGCGTCCTTGGTGCAGAAATGGCAAGAGATATTTTAGATAGATTTGGATATCCTTTAAAAGATATAGAAACTGTAAGCTTTTTAGTAAGACATCACTTAGATATGGCTCACATCTCACAAAGGAGAAACCTACACGAACCAAGAGTTATTGAAGATTTCGTTAAAGTTATCAAAAACAAAGAACTTTTAAACATGCTAACAGTTTTAACATGGTGTGATGCAAACGCTGTAGGCTCTGGAGCTTGGAACGACTGGAAGTTTGCATTATTGATGGACCTTTACAACAAAGCTTCTGAATACTTAGAAAGCAGTAGCATCGAAGATTTAGAAGTACAAATTCAAAAGAGATTTGAAGATAAAAAGCGAAAACTCCTTGAACTTTTATCTTTAGAGCTTTCTAAAGAAAAAGCAGAATTTCATTTAAACAGACTTTCGGATTACTATATCTTATCAACACCACTACAAGATATAGTAAAACATATAAAATTAGAAGATAAGCTTATAGAAGAAAATCTTACACTTACTACCACCTTTGAGAAAAACATAGGAGCAGGATATTCTGATGTTGTAATAGCCGTTAAAAACATAGAAAATCCACTGCTAATAATCACTGGAATTTTGACTTACTTAAACATTAACATTCTTACTGTATACAGCTTTGAAAGGAAAGATGGAATATACCTTATAGAATCTCAAATTTCAACCTCAAGCTTAGAAGCTATTGATGAACAAAAATTTGAGAAATTCTTAAACTTACTTTTAAAAGTAATTAACGGAGAAGAAAAGTTTGAGAATCTGATAAGAAAAAGAGATAGAGGATTTAGAGCTTCTACTGTTCCACCGCCTACATTTGTAAAAATAGACAATGAAATGTCAGAAAATTACACAATCTTTGATATTTCTGGAGAAGATAGAGTTGGACTACTTTTTGATATAATCAAAATATTCTCAAAGTATGATTTATATGTTCATATGGTAAAAGCTTCAACGCAGGGTTTGAGAGTTAGAGATGCTTTTTATATTAGAACAAAAAATAAAGAGAAAGTTTATGACAAGGAGCTTCTGGAAAAAGTTCAAAATGAGATATTGGAGCTGTTAAAAAATGGGTAA